Proteins from a genomic interval of Phycisphaerae bacterium:
- a CDS encoding aminotransferase class I/II-fold pyridoxal phosphate-dependent enzyme, which translates to MTAGVWQTIDDDLARLRDAGQHKTFRTLKRPMGAESEIEGVGRVVVLCSNDYLGLANHPEVVAASLEAGKKWGAGTGSVRFICGTFDYHHELERRIADLSATPAATTYVSCWNANEAVIATLMASGGDSVIAISDELNHASIIDAIRLGRQINKESKSAVYKHSDMDALERCLKEAAGVPSKIVITDGVFSMEGDIARLDVIHRLCAEHGAMLIVDDSHGVGVCGPTGRGVAEHYGLHGKIDGMTGTLGKALGGAAGGYVASRSSLIELMIQKSRPQIFSNGLPATSAAAASKAIEILMRDTMRVEKLRGNVKYMREGLAQLGFETRQGPSAITPILLGQTAKAIAASKRLLELGVFVIGFGYPVVPEGTARLRVQISAAHEREHLDRALEAFKKL; encoded by the coding sequence ATGACCGCGGGTGTCTGGCAGACGATCGACGATGACCTGGCCCGTTTGCGGGACGCCGGTCAGCACAAGACCTTTCGCACGCTCAAGCGACCGATGGGGGCGGAGTCGGAGATTGAAGGCGTCGGCCGCGTCGTCGTGCTTTGCTCGAATGACTATCTGGGACTGGCGAACCACCCCGAGGTCGTCGCGGCGTCGCTCGAAGCGGGGAAGAAATGGGGCGCGGGGACTGGTTCGGTACGGTTCATCTGCGGAACCTTTGACTACCACCACGAGTTGGAGCGGCGGATTGCCGATCTGTCGGCGACGCCGGCGGCAACGACCTACGTGTCTTGCTGGAACGCCAACGAGGCGGTCATCGCCACGCTCATGGCCTCCGGCGGCGATTCGGTCATCGCCATCAGCGACGAACTGAACCACGCGTCGATCATCGATGCGATCCGCCTGGGCCGGCAGATCAACAAGGAATCCAAGTCCGCGGTTTACAAGCATTCCGACATGGACGCCCTGGAGCGCTGCCTGAAAGAGGCGGCGGGCGTTCCCAGCAAGATCGTCATCACCGATGGCGTTTTCAGCATGGAGGGCGACATCGCCAGGCTGGACGTGATTCATCGGCTCTGCGCGGAACACGGGGCCATGCTCATTGTCGACGATTCGCACGGCGTCGGCGTCTGCGGTCCGACCGGCCGCGGCGTCGCCGAGCATTACGGCCTGCACGGCAAGATCGACGGTATGACCGGGACGCTGGGTAAGGCGCTGGGGGGCGCGGCGGGCGGTTACGTCGCGTCGCGGTCGAGTTTGATCGAGCTGATGATACAGAAATCCCGGCCGCAGATTTTTTCCAATGGCCTGCCCGCGACCTCGGCGGCGGCGGCGTCAAAAGCAATCGAAATCCTGATGCGGGATACGATGCGCGTGGAGAAGCTGCGGGGGAACGTCAAGTACATGCGTGAGGGCCTAGCCCAGCTCGGCTTCGAGACGCGCCAGGGTCCCAGCGCCATCACGCCGATCCTGTTGGGCCAGACGGCCAAAGCCATCGCCGCGAGCAAGCGGCTTCTCGAACTGGGCGTCTTCGTCATTGGCTTCGGATATCCGGTCGTTCCCGAAGGCACGGCTCGGCTCCGTGTCCAGATTTCCGCGGCACATGAGCGTGAACACCTCGATCGGGCGCTCGAGGCGTTCAAGAAGCTTTAG
- a CDS encoding glycosyltransferase family 87 protein codes for MIETSGWQRPPFNEPQVDAPTITRWLGKPWLVAIAWAAVILTLGSGVLGGLHRGMNDEPDWRAFSRETGYVWEHRAIPPWTGMFGYLPGAFLALMPFTVWAPRWLGVSLFVTANTLAAVGTAWLLYRWWWVQPAREAGRPTDGRLFVWPLFLMVAHFQHVLQGNQLTIGVLFLCVTGLTLVLQRRELTGGVLVGLAGCLKVTPFFLLVFFALQRRWRAVWGLMLAILLFDVLPSCMFFGIDGAVREHSNWIRRVEWYSNHRFIEDPWLRIGRHGHEHNCSLAVVLTRWLRAAPTGDHQVVVFGDAPAAEIEAARAKLRSGEHLTVDPMPRDASPWSIGRYTHSDRSKIPRFHAANWSAPIVWGIWIVLEALVIGGILIATAVSRRGPPNSASFTAQAALWLILMLWPSPMVRDYYLALALPACVVTWRAVLARSSQGPMTIGTRLAATAVFGSYVSVLCLSWDAANWYGVHLLTLVGLGMASVWAGCNPESVCRNTSTAS; via the coding sequence GTGATTGAAACAAGCGGCTGGCAGCGCCCGCCCTTCAACGAGCCTCAAGTCGATGCACCCACGATCACGCGATGGCTGGGCAAGCCCTGGCTCGTGGCCATCGCCTGGGCGGCGGTCATTCTCACGCTGGGTAGCGGCGTTCTTGGGGGCCTGCACCGGGGGATGAATGACGAGCCGGACTGGCGGGCTTTCTCCCGCGAGACGGGATACGTCTGGGAGCATCGCGCAATTCCGCCGTGGACGGGGATGTTCGGCTATTTGCCCGGGGCGTTCCTTGCGCTGATGCCGTTTACCGTCTGGGCGCCGCGATGGCTCGGCGTGTCGCTGTTCGTTACGGCCAACACGCTCGCGGCCGTCGGGACGGCGTGGCTGCTATATCGATGGTGGTGGGTGCAACCGGCGCGGGAAGCGGGCCGGCCCACAGACGGCCGGCTCTTTGTCTGGCCGCTGTTCCTGATGGTGGCGCACTTCCAGCACGTGCTCCAGGGCAATCAACTCACGATCGGCGTGCTTTTTCTCTGCGTTACCGGGCTGACGCTGGTCCTGCAGCGGCGGGAGCTGACCGGCGGAGTTCTGGTCGGCCTGGCGGGTTGTCTGAAAGTGACGCCATTCTTCCTGCTGGTGTTCTTTGCGCTACAGCGGCGCTGGCGCGCCGTGTGGGGTCTGATGCTGGCGATTCTGCTGTTCGACGTTCTCCCCTCGTGCATGTTTTTTGGGATCGATGGGGCCGTGCGCGAGCACTCGAATTGGATTCGGCGCGTCGAATGGTATTCCAACCATCGGTTCATCGAGGACCCCTGGCTGCGGATCGGTCGGCACGGCCACGAGCACAACTGCTCGCTGGCCGTCGTGCTAACGCGCTGGCTGAGGGCGGCGCCGACCGGAGACCATCAAGTGGTCGTCTTCGGCGACGCGCCGGCGGCGGAAATTGAGGCCGCCCGCGCGAAGCTGCGTTCGGGCGAGCATCTGACCGTCGACCCGATGCCGCGCGACGCGTCCCCGTGGTCGATCGGCCGGTACACGCATTCGGATCGCTCCAAGATCCCCCGGTTCCACGCAGCCAACTGGTCCGCGCCCATTGTCTGGGGGATTTGGATCGTGCTCGAAGCCCTCGTAATCGGCGGCATCCTGATCGCAACGGCGGTATCGCGCCGAGGTCCGCCAAACAGCGCTTCGTTTACGGCGCAGGCAGCGCTCTGGTTGATCCTGATGCTGTGGCCATCGCCAATGGTCCGTGATTATTACCTCGCCCTGGCGCTGCCGGCGTGCGTCGTAACGTGGCGCGCCGTTCTCGCGCGATCGTCACAGGGCCCAATGACGATTGGCACGCGACTGGCGGCGACGGCGGTGTTCGGATCGTACGTGAGTGTCTTGTGCCTTTCATGGGATGCGGCCAATTGGTATGGTGTGCATCTATTAACGCTCGTTGGGCTCGGAATGGCCTCGGTATGGGCTGGGTGTAACCCCGAAAGTGTGTGCAGGAATACGTCAACCGCGTCTTGA